The region ttcctccttcTCTACATAAAGCGTTCTGTCCTCAGCTGGTTCCGGACTCCGGACGGGTGGCATACCAGGCAGACCGAACATGGGAATTCGCTGCTGGGGAGAAGAGTACTCTTCGGTTTCTTCTGGCTTCTTGTCAAGTATCGGCTTCTTTTTCTTCGGGGGAAGAGGCGCCATTGGAGGACCCCCAAACATGCCAGGCATACCCATGCCGCCGCTCATTTTTGCCATGCGCTGCCGCAATTCTAGCTTCCGTCTTGTCTCGGCGTCCATCTcgtcctcttcctcgtcctCTTCTTCAGCCACGTCCTGCTCATCGCCCACGTCCGGCTCCTGTGCTGGAGCGGCAGCAGCCCGGGGtggaggcggaggcggaTGTCTGCTCTTTGGTCgctcctcatcatcttcgaCGCTGGTGGACTCTCCCCCAGCATCCTCAGTCTCGCCAGCACCTGATTGGTCGGCATCGTTCTCGCTGAGAAGTTCGCGGTTGGGAGATTTGATATCGTGGGATGACCGTGGGGGGCGGGTCTGGTCCATTGATGGCCGGCTCTTGGACGCTCCACTGACAACGCGTTCAAGGTCAGTATTCTCGCTGTCTTCGGCTTGAGCGTCTTGCGACTGGGTTCGCTTCGCCACCGGGGGCCTCTTGGGCTTCTCTTTGTGCATGGCAGCCGCTCTCTCGGCCTGTtcctgctgctgcttctgTAGGAGGGCGATTCGTTCTTTCAAGCTGACTTTTGGCTGCTGTTCCTCCTCGCCTTCATCCTTGGGGCCGCCTTGGGCAAGTCCAGCACGCTCCGCATCATTCTGGTCTTGTGCCTGACGTGCTGCAATTTCTGGGTCTTCCTCGCGGCGGTACGTCTTGATAGGCGGAGTCTCTCGCGTAGGAGGTATGTATGCATTCCGACTTGGTGGGGGAGCGACGAACGGCTTCTTGATAAAGTTGGTTGGGGGACCAGAAGGCTTAAAGGGCTGAATTGGCGCAGCAGCCGGGGCATTGAAGGCAGCAATGCGGTCCCGAAAGGCATTGGACTTGGAGGCGACAGGCGGTGGGACCTTCTTCGCGGGCGGTGCCGGTTTGGGGGACTCGGACTGGCCATGGAGGGCTTCTTGGGCTCGGGCACTAGACGCCGACGGTGGAGAGATGGGCGACATGGGCAGCGGAGTTGATTTGGCGGCGGCCGGCACCTCTATTGGAGGCGGCTGAGGTTTTGGTGCCTCAGGCTCCTGACGCGGCGCGGGTGCCGGCTCAGGCTCTGATGGCGAGAGCTGAGGCATAGGAGGGGCTTCCTGTGCCGGCGGCTGCTCCATTGGCTTGTGTCGTGAGGCTCGGTTGGGTCGTGGAGGCGGCGCAGGCTCATATCGCTCGACAAAGTTCCTGGGGAAGAGACCATCGCGCTTGATACCGCTGTCGTCGGTGTATTCGCCCACGTACCAATCGTCGCCCTCCTCTTCGGTTACGGAGATGATCTGGCCGACCTTGAAGTCCAAGTCATCCTCGTGGGGAGACGAGTAGTCGTAGATAGCCTTTACTTTGTACATGGTGACAGCTGTATTCCCTGCTCAGGTGCGCTACGAGCTAAGGCTACGGGAAATTGGGGGGAGCTTGGTGGGTGTGGTGCGCGGCGAGGGGTGGGTTTAGCTACGGCGAGAGCGTCGTCAGTCTAAGACGGGGCGGAAAGCGCGGAAGAAATGGATGCCTACCATTCACTGCTTGCAGCCATGCAGGTCGTGCTCCGGGCAAGTGGTAGGAGAAAGAAGAGGGCTGCTGCAGGCCTCGTTGGAGGTATGGTGACGAAGCTCAAACATAGCCCCGCGCAACATTGGGCGCTGCTTGGCGTGCGCCTAACAGGTCCACTTCCTTCACATAGTAACGACGATCCTACACCAACACGGACGCAGCCGCGCATACAGATAGACGATGCAGCCCAAGTCGATACTCAAGAAGACGACGGTCTCTACCGACGCACCGCCGGGCAGAAAGCCAGTCAATCCGCGCCATCTCGCCGTCGCACGCCATCATGCTACTGTTCTTGAGGACCGCAAACGCGTCGAGACCGAGGTGCTTGAGGCCGTCATGATACTGATGGACTTTCCCACTTCACCAAATGCCGACCCTAAACGGCCCTCGCCCGATGATGCTCTTTTCTTTCAGAAAGCAGTCATACCATTTCAACCCGCCGACTACGATGCGCTTATCGAAGAGCGCAATATCGCGGACAAGTGCGGTTATGCCTTGTGCTCACGTCCAAAGAAGAAGGCACGGTCGACGGCAAAGAAGCAATTTATCGATACCAAAGACGGCGTGCAAATTGTGGATAGGAAGGTGCTGGAGGTGTGGTGCTCCGACGACTGCGCGAAGCGGGCGCTATACGTCAAAGTGCAGCTCAATGAAGAGCCAGCGTGGCTGCGTTCGTGTGGATACGGAGAAAAAATCGAGCTCATGGTGGAAAACAGCGAGGAGCATCGATTAGCCCTGCCCCTACGTCCCAAGCAGGAAAGCGCGACCAAGGTAGATGCAGAAGAAGAGGACATGAATGCCGCCTGGGCCGCGCAAGAAGCTGCCATTGCGCATCTAGCTCTCGAGCGTGGAGAGAAGCCAGGCCAGGCCACCAAGGCAAATAGCGACCTCATTCAAGATCAGATTGTCGAGCGTGTATCTACCAACGCACCACCACTGGCACCATCGCTTGCACAGGCATCCAACCACACCATGGCTATCGAAGGCCACGTTCCTCGCATCAACAGAAAAGACAAAGACAGTGATGACGATAAagacgacgaagatgacgGGCAGGACTGGGACAAGCATCTACCTGGCTGAGGCGATGCTATTTGTGAGGCATTGTTACACGGATAGCCATGCACCAGAACCGCTGCTTGGCACCCCCAGACCTTCGCGAGAGACCTGATCAGCTACAGACTGCATCCCAGGACAACAAGCTCGGTGAAACGGCTGGAAGTCGCGGACCATCAATCTATTTGATGCGAAGATGTGATTGGGGACATATGCATGGAAGTCCTGCCCACGTACTGCAAACTGCGGTTATCTAGGGAATTGTGGGAGAATCAATTGAACTGAGGATACTGGCAAGTTTCAAGGAAATATTATAAATGATTGTAGAAAAAAATCTCAAAAGTCAATGTCACATCTCATCTCATGCATCAGAATCCGCGGAGGTGAGCACAGACCATCCGCAAATCCATCTCGACATTTGCTCCCACACGGAAATCACGACTCAGCCGCCATTAACGCCAGCACGCGGCTGTCGCAGCGCCAACATGTCTCTGAGCCGCCAATCGCTCTCGCCCACAGCCAATCTGCTCCGAAACTCCCGCCTTTTCTCACTGCCAAATCCCCTCCCACGGCCGCACGTTGCTGAGAGCTACGGCGCGGGCGTCATCAGAGAATCCGACACTGCGACGCTGCCCTATCCGACCCACCAAGCCATTGCCACAACAAAGCCCTCGCTTGCACGCGGTGATTGGGGTCTGAAGCGGCCGATTCCATCAAGGAGTCATATTGTGCAAGTTAGCGACCCGGTGCTCAAGGTCACGCAATTGGATACCATTGAGCATGTCACGGATTTCGACTCTGCAGCCGACCATGTGCGGACAAGGCAAAAGTGGGAAGAGATGGGTGTGCCGG is a window of Pyrenophora tritici-repentis strain M4 chromosome 2, whole genome shotgun sequence DNA encoding:
- a CDS encoding RPAP2-Rtr1 domain containing protein; this encodes MQPKSILKKTTVSTDAPPGRKPVNPRHLAVARHHATVLEDRKRVETEVLEAVMILMDFPTSPNADPKRPSPDDALFFQKAVIPFQPADYDALIEERNIADKCGYALCSRPKKKARSTAKKQFIDTKDGVQIVDRKVLEVWCSDDCAKRALYVKVQLNEEPAWLRSCGYGEKIELMVENSEEHRLALPLRPKQESATKVDAEEEDMNAAWAAQEAAIAHLALERGEKPGQATKANSDLIQDQIVERVSTNAPPLAPSLAQASNHTMAIEGHVPRINRKDKDSDDDKDDEDDGQDWDKHLPG